A genome region from Brassica oleracea var. oleracea cultivar TO1000 chromosome C2, BOL, whole genome shotgun sequence includes the following:
- the LOC106326264 gene encoding truncated transcription factor CAULIFLOWER D-like isoform X1 codes for MDSPTNHGRKMVKGKIEIKRIDNPTSRQVTFSKRRKGLLKKAHELSVLCDAQVAAIVFSQKGKLYEYASSDMKKMMERCELHRREYFHEERLQKEQQVQDLKDEITIMVNSIELLQRHCRRLMGEDLDTCSVEELKEITIQIEKSLTIVRSRKAKLNEDEVGKLKAEIAGKRELLNERTRLHEMFEEKTLWMQSRNLESEKNASSSACENMHISNVETDLFIGLPRSRV; via the exons ATGGATTCACCCACTAATCATGGCAGGAAGATGGTGAAAGGGAAGATCGAGATCAAGAGAATCGATAACCCAACGAGTAGGCAAGTCACGTTCTCCAAGCGTAGGAAAGGTCTCCTGAAGAAGGCTCACGAGCTTTCAGTTCTATGCGATGCTCAAGTCGCAGCCATTGTCTTTTCTCAGAAAGGCAAACTATACGAATACGCTAGCTCCGA CATGAAGAAGATGATGGAACGATGTGAGTTACATAGAAGGGAATATTTTCATGAAGAGAGACTCCAAAAAGAGCAGCAGGTGCAGGATCTCAAGGATGAAATCACGATTATGGTGAACTCCATTGAACTTCTTCAACGTCATTGCCG GAGGCTAATGGGGGAAGATTTAGATACTTGTTCGGTGGAGGAGCTCAAAGAGATAACTATTCAAATTGAGAAAAGCCTTACTATTGTTAGATCAAGGAAG GCTAAGTTAAATGAAGATGAGGTGGGGAAACTAAAAGCAGAG ATTGCAGGAAAAAGAGAGCTGTTAAACGAGCGAACTAGGCTGCACGAAATG TTTGAAGAAAAGACCTTGTGGATGCAGTCGAGGAACTTAGAGAGTGAGAAGAATGCATCTTCCTCTGCCTGTGAAAACATGCACATATCCAATGTCGAAACTGATTTGTTCATCGGATTGCCTAGAAGCAGAGTGTAA
- the LOC106324545 gene encoding zinc finger protein ZAT1-like has protein sequence MRCEKSFSNGSTLRGHMMSHSLIRSAPNAESASGSTLPSLETSNNGTVLIRSNHTSEVGEPDLKRDEGAQKIKGKRKMIVDEADSTGSGSPLTAVEEAGLILVAMSKGQRPENSQNWNAIDRLLATPNGKEEYYQKDLDSDDDNKEVKYKSVAELLTQNVETQTEDSDEDDEVNDADETNLVTREKKCKKEFMCDVCGKVFGSYQALGGHRTSHKCKRLKICDKNDQDGELVPNKKNDQDRRHQCGVCGREFESGQALGGHMKTHYI, from the coding sequence ATGAGGTGCGAGAAGTCATTTTCAAACGGGAGTACTCTTAGAGGGCACATGATGTCTCATAGTCTGATACGTTCTGCACCAAACGCAGAATCAGCGAGTGGCTCGACCCTTCCATCGCTAGAGACATCCAACAATGGAACCGTTTTGATTAGATCTAACCACACCAGCGAAGTTGGGGAACCAGATCTAAAGAGAGACGAAGGTGCACAGAAAATAAAAGGCAAGAGAAAGATGATCGTGGACGAGGCAGATTCTACCGGGTCTGGTAGTCCTTTGACAGCTGTTGAAGAAGCTGGTTTAATTCTTGTAGCGATGTCTAAGGGACAGAGGCCAGAAAATTCTCAGAATTGGAATGCTATTGATCGTTTGTTAGCAACTCCAAACGGTAAAGAAGAATATTACCAAAAAGATTTAGACTCTGATGATGATAATAAAGAAGTCAAATACAAGTCTGTTGCTGAGCTTCTCACTCAAAACGTGGAAACCCAAACAGAAGACAGCGATGAAGATGATGAGGTTAATGATGCTGATGAAACAAATTTGGTTACGAGAGAGAAAAAGTGTAAGAAAGAATTTATGTGTGATGTATGTGGAAAAGTTTTTGGTTCGTATCAGGCATTAGGTGGTCATCGAACGAGCCATAAGTGCAAACGGTTGAAGATTTGCGACAAAAATGATCAAGACGGAGAATTAGTTCCAAACAAAAAGAATGATCAAGACCGACGTCACCAGTGTGGAGTTTGTGGCAGAGAATTTGAATCTGGTCAAGCACTTGGTGGTCACATGAAGACTCATTACATATAA
- the LOC106326264 gene encoding truncated transcription factor CAULIFLOWER D-like isoform X2: MVKGKIEIKRIDNPTSRQVTFSKRRKGLLKKAHELSVLCDAQVAAIVFSQKGKLYEYASSDMKKMMERCELHRREYFHEERLQKEQQVQDLKDEITIMVNSIELLQRHCRRLMGEDLDTCSVEELKEITIQIEKSLTIVRSRKAKLNEDEVGKLKAEIAGKRELLNERTRLHEMFEEKTLWMQSRNLESEKNASSSACENMHISNVETDLFIGLPRSRV, from the exons ATGGTGAAAGGGAAGATCGAGATCAAGAGAATCGATAACCCAACGAGTAGGCAAGTCACGTTCTCCAAGCGTAGGAAAGGTCTCCTGAAGAAGGCTCACGAGCTTTCAGTTCTATGCGATGCTCAAGTCGCAGCCATTGTCTTTTCTCAGAAAGGCAAACTATACGAATACGCTAGCTCCGA CATGAAGAAGATGATGGAACGATGTGAGTTACATAGAAGGGAATATTTTCATGAAGAGAGACTCCAAAAAGAGCAGCAGGTGCAGGATCTCAAGGATGAAATCACGATTATGGTGAACTCCATTGAACTTCTTCAACGTCATTGCCG GAGGCTAATGGGGGAAGATTTAGATACTTGTTCGGTGGAGGAGCTCAAAGAGATAACTATTCAAATTGAGAAAAGCCTTACTATTGTTAGATCAAGGAAG GCTAAGTTAAATGAAGATGAGGTGGGGAAACTAAAAGCAGAG ATTGCAGGAAAAAGAGAGCTGTTAAACGAGCGAACTAGGCTGCACGAAATG TTTGAAGAAAAGACCTTGTGGATGCAGTCGAGGAACTTAGAGAGTGAGAAGAATGCATCTTCCTCTGCCTGTGAAAACATGCACATATCCAATGTCGAAACTGATTTGTTCATCGGATTGCCTAGAAGCAGAGTGTAA